The following proteins are co-located in the Camelina sativa cultivar DH55 chromosome 12, Cs, whole genome shotgun sequence genome:
- the LOC104729603 gene encoding uncharacterized protein LOC104729603 isoform X1 produces the protein MSLFLGRLSLSKLSLPIHLTARCFSSSSIYYVVSADPCGSTLRDGDIGNLNIRALGDTYRVTEKKVPMELLEGKVTIGASHGWVATMKNGVVRLQDDLDPCASDTDPKRISLPPLVTLPHCQTNIVTNVAMSTSSPEDEDCIVAIKFMGPQLSLCRPAERNCKWTNIRITDPSFFSSHVMYSKRDDMFSMPASRGHYTGSWDLGRYIHKPKLQMLRLPEDDPHPEMTKSELQRLDSCCRKQQYLVESLRPGETFMVKWYTESSPIRKTCRDWDHFLVLRLDEEGNAVYTKDIGDLSIFLSKAEPFCLPASLYDRSKNSVSSLADHAFGSKNSVYFLADHEFGIVRIHDNSKKGRPFTCPLPYFFPPLSPPIKY, from the exons ATGTCTTTGTTTCTCGGCCGGCTCTCTCTCTCCAAGCTATCTCTCCCG ATACACCTCACCGCTCGGtgcttctcatcttcttccatctaTTACGTCGTAAGTGCAGATCCATGTGGATCCACTTTGAGGGATGGTGATATTGGAAATCTCAATATTCGTGCTCTCGGTGATACCTACAGGGTTACGGAAAAGAAGGTGCCTATGGAGTTACTGGAGGGAAAAGTAACCATAGGAGCATCCCATGGCTGGGTAGCAACTATGAAGAATGGTGTCGTGCGTCTTCAAGATGATCTAGACCCATGTGCATCGGACACAGACCCAAAACGCATTTCGCTGCCTCCTCTTGTAACACTGCCTCATTGCCAAACCAATATTGTAACCAATGTCGCCATGTCCACCTCTTCTCCCGAGGATGAAGACTGCATTGTGGCTATCAAGTTCATGGGACCTCAACTCAGTTTGTGCAGGCCTGCTGAAAGAAATTGCAAGTGGACTAACATCAGAATCACAGACCCTAGCTTCTTCTCCTCCCATGTAATGTACTCCAAGAGAGATGACATGTTCTCGATGCCCGCCTCTAGAGGCCACTACACAGGATCATGGGATCTTGGGAGATACATTCACAAACCCAAGCTTCAGATGCTGCGGCTTCCCGAAGATGATCCACATCCCGAAATGACAAAGAGCGAGTTGCAGCGACTGGATTCATGTTGCAGGAAGCAACAGTACTTGGTGGAATCATTGCGCCCAGGTGAAACTTTTATGGTGAAGTGGTACACGGAAAGCAGTCCCATTAGGAAGACTTGTAGGGACTGGGACCATTTCCTTGTCTTGAGGCTAGACGAAGAAGGAAATGCTGTGTATACTAAAGACATTGGAGATCTCTCCATTTTCCTCTCCAAGGCTGAACCTTTCTGCCTCCCAGCTAGCTTGTACGACAGAAGCAAAAACTCTGTCTCTTCCTTAGCCGACCACGCTTTCGGAAGCAAAAACTCTGTCTATTTCTTAGCCGACCACGAGTTCGGCATCGTCAGAATCCACGACAATTCCAAGAAAGGTAGACCTTTCACTTGCCCCTTGCCTTATTTTTTCCCACCTCTATCTCCACCTATAAAATACTAA
- the LOC104729605 gene encoding ras-related protein RABB1b-like, with amino-acid sequence MSYDYLFKYIIIGDTGVGKSCLLLQFTDKRFQPVHDLTIGVEFGARMVTVDGRPIKLQIWDTAGQESFRSITRSYYRGAAGALLVYDITRRETFNHLASWLEDARQHANPNMSIMLIGNKCDLAHKRAVSKEEGEQFAKEHGLLFLEASARTAQNVEEAFIKTAAKILQNIQDGVFDVSNESSGIKVGYGRTQGAAGGRDGALSQGGGCCG; translated from the exons ATGTCGTACGATTACCTCTTCAAATACATAATCATCGGAGACACAG GTGTTGGGAAATCGTGCCTGCTTCTTCAATTTACTGACAAGAGGTTCCAACCAGTTCACGATCTCACCATTGGTGTCGAGTTCGGTGCTCGCATGGTCACCGTCGATGGTCGCCCCATCAAACTTCAAATTTGGGACACC GCTGGACAAGAGTCTTTTAGATCCATCACCAGATCATATTACAGAGGAGCAGCCGGAGCTTTACTCGTTTATGACATCACCAG GAGAGAGACATTTAACCATCTGGCAAGTTGGTTGGAGGATGCTCGGCAACATGCAAATCCCAATATGAGTATTATGCTAATTGGGAACAAATGCGATCTTGCTCACAAGAGAGCTGTTAGCAAAGAGGAAGGAGAACAGTTTGCCAAGGAACACGGCCTGCTATTCTTAGAAGCATCTGCAAGAACAGCTCAAAACGTTGAGGAG GCATTCATAAAGACAGCTGCCAAAATCCTTCAGAACATTCAGGATGGTGTTTTTGATGTATCCAACGAG TCATCGGGCATTAAGGTTGGCTACGGGCGTACTCAAGGTGCAGCAGGAGGCAGGGATGGTGCACTCTCTCAGGGAGGTGGCTGTTGTGGTTAA
- the LOC104729603 gene encoding ras-related protein RABB1b-like isoform X2, with product MSYDYLFKYIIIGDTGVGKSCLLLQFTDKRFQPVHDLTIGVEFGARMVTVDGRPIKLQIWDTAGQESFRSITRSYYRGAAGALLVYDITRRQTFNHLASWLEDARQHANPNMSIMLIGYKCDLAHKRAVSKEEGEQFAKEHGLLFLEASARTAQNVEEESQSMG from the exons ATGTCGTACGATTACCTCTTCAAGTACATAATCATCGGAGACACAG GTGTTGGGAAATCGTGCCTGCTTCTTCAATTTACTGACAAGAGGTTCCAACCAGTCCACGATCTCACCATTGGTGTCGAGTTCGGTGCTCGCATGGTCACCGTCGATGGACGCCCCATCAAACTTCAAATTTGGGACACC GCTGGACAAGAGTCTTTTAGATCCATCACCAGATCATATTACAGAGGAGCAGCCGGAGCTTTACTCGTTTATGACATCACCAG GAGACAGACATTTAACCATCTGGCTAGTTGGTTGGAGGATGCTCGGCAACATGCAAATCCTAACATGAGTATTATGCTAATTGGGTACAAATGCGATCTTGCTCACAAGAGAGCTGTTAGCAAAGAGGAAGGCGAACAGTTTGCCAAGGAACACGGCCTGCTATTCTTGGAAGCTTCTGCAAGAACAGCTCAAAACGTCGAGGAG gAAAGTCAATCAATGGGTTAG